TACCAAACTACTTACTAATGTGATCGTCTAAATAACCTTATTTCATAGATTTTTCTCCTGTTTAATCACTCTTTTAACCTTATTACTTGATAATTATGCAAGATTATAATCAACTTCTATTACATATGGTCCAGTATCTTCTCTACTTCTCTTGGCAGGATTCCTTGCAGGAGAAAGTATCTCATTATAAGCCATGAAAACCtacaaaaagaaaatagttaacaAATAATCAGAAAAGacaaataaattattaaaatcaTATTGTAGATGAGAAACAAAATGTATGAGATACTAAAGTCACCCTCGTAAAATGGAAATGTCAGTTATACATAGAACCTTACATCTCATCACTACTAAGCTCGAGTTAATCAAGCTTAAATCTTCTAAAGGAAGACTCCTCCAACTACATTCATGCATGATATCACACTTCATACCTCTCTGACTAAGCATCGGGACTAAGAGTATATCCAAAAGGTATATAATAAGGAAAAAAATAGTGTAGATAATGAGATCTACCTTAAATTAACAATAAACTTTCTTCTATGACTCTCGATGGGGTTAAAGGAGAGAGGGTCAGGAAAACATCCACCTTCTCTGTCATTGATTTGCTTTGACAAACCAGAAATATCTTCAGGTATTTCATCTCAAGGGCTCTCACGTTTCACACTTTGTGGTGCATTGACACCACTATATAATAACAAATTTCTGTTAAAGTTAAGGCTTTATCTCAGGAAAAAGCTAGATTCAGCAGGTTGAAAACTGTCTTCAACTTCATGTTGGTTGTCATTGTAGGATAAAACCAACATCACCAGAAGTTTAATGTCCGGACCTATAAACATAGGATTTTCCCTCTTCAACAACAAAGAATATGGAAAATTGTACAGAATGTCCACAATTTGGGTAAAGGAGAGATACAACTGGACTGCGGTCAGACATATAGTAAAATTTTCCACTAACTGCGAAAGTCAAACATCACATCACAAAGAATTAACCCTGAAAACACTAATATACATGTAGTTGGGGAGCTTCTCGTCACCACCACAAATAGAGCAGTAAAAAACCAGAAAGAtccttttatatttgaaaaatggaaaggaaaacATTGTTTCAGCTCTGGACATACTATAAACATGAAAATAAGTTATACTCTATATTAAATACTCTGTATAAGGTTATCGTTCTCGCTGATCTTAATAACATTATAAACTTTCGCATGCACTTTAATGTTGGAGCTCTTAACAGTCACTTTAAACATAACTTTTTTGTCAAGAATGTCATATGACTCCACTAGATAAAAACACTCATCAACAGCACCAAAAGTCTAAGACCATATTAGTGTTAGAAGTTCtaaaacacaaaaagaaataaaataaaaggtaCATTTATTAAACCATCCCTTAAATCATTAGCCTATTTTTCATTCTGGTAGACTACGTCATTTTATGATATACTTTTTATCTTGTTTCATTATTCACGTTAATTTAATAATAACAATATCATTTGTCTACAAAGATTGTTGGTGCCAAAAAATGGCAAAGGGAATGGTATCAAAAAAATAATAGAGCTCTTCATTTTGTGTGATATAACAAATGGCCAATTCCTATAACTATAAGGTGCGAGTTAATTTTTACTATAATTTTGCATATATACCATATTTAACTTAATTGAAAAAATATATTATCAATTAAAATGAAAAACTATACCTCTACTGAACTTTGATTTAACTCGTTAACAGATTTCCCTATGAGTTTTATTGCTTCACGATCCCAAAGCAACAAAGATATAAAGCCAGTGCGATTCATTACTTGCACTTGAAGCTTGTACATGAAAGATACGTTTAGAATAAGAAATTTAAACTTaagttttatttaattttttaagtaAATAGAGAAGCTTATCAAACCTATGAATGGCAGAACTATCAAGGCGATCACATTTCTTGCAGTGAAATTTACTTCCAATTTTATCAACCTTCTTCGAGCATCTCTTGCACCCCAAATGTAACCATTATTTTTCAAGTTGCAGATTCACTACAGTCACAACaattcaaatttaattgttgGAATATCAATCTAAATGCCAAGGAGCATAAACTGTGAAGTTTTCATTATATTCCATTAAAAGATAATGTCCAAAACTAAATAGATATGCAGTGATAAGCATAGATATTCAATTAATTCTATTAATTTCGCTTATTAATTTTTGAATCGAATATTGAGGTACGTTATCATTATATTCCATTAAATGATGATCTTCTAAACCAAATAGATAAGCAGTAGTAGGCATCTAAATTCAATTAGTTTCATTTATATAGCTTATTAATTTGTTGATATGAGATTATGAGATTTGGTATCATTTTACatataaaaataatgaaacagACGTGCATAAGGGAATGTCACATCAACATAAGCATTTAGGATTACACTCCGAAGTTTCAGATTGTGCATTGCTCATAAACTTATATAACAAAGATTCTAAAACATATATATTTGCATATTTGAGAAAAAAATAGTATTTTTAGATCCACCATTGTTATACATACACAACATAACATGCTAAAGCAGTTTAATCAATCACCTCCATGCAGTCGACCAATTCTCTAATAGTTTTAACTTCTACAATTCCATCAACCAACACATCAGAAACAGAATAACTACGCTGAGAAGGTATTTGACTGTTCCTGAAAGAGTTAGCTTCATTCACACTTGCCAATCTGCATTTACGCAAGGTTATATTTGTTTTAACTATAAACAATAATTTTTTTAGTATCCACATAAACTTAATTTTTCAAATAACTAACCTGGACTTAAAATCAACAGCTTGAGGAAGATTCGTATTAATCCAGAGCTTTGAAGCATGCCAAGTATTACGCACAGAATACCTGCCTATATATAACATTAGTTTCAGAACCAAAAAATTAACATAAAATAAATCTCTCATGTCAGCAAGACAATTGAAATACCTTGAAATTTGTGTGCTTTTATCATCTGCATAACCACTATAACTGGCTGATCGGGTAATTCCTCCAAATGTAGCAAGATTTGGTCTACGAATTCTCCTAAAAAATTGCTGAAATATTATTCCTCCTACATAAATTATATAACAACTTAATTACATGATAAGTAATCTTGTTAAAATATATAACAAAGTAAAGTCATAGACGCAATCTTACTCATGATCTTTAAGTTCCACATTCATAAAAGTACTGGTCTTATCACCTTGGTTATGTGATTTTACTTCACCATAACTTACAATCTCTCTTATGACAtctataatatatttttttttaaaaagtcacTACAAAGTTGATAAGACATTCAACTAAAAGAACTACGAAAGGAATAATTACCGAAGAGTTCACTTTCATCAACATCAAGTTGATTTACTAAATACTCCTAAGGTCTTAAGTCGAAGATACTCATACCAAAAAAGCTGATCATTTGATTCCTCTACAGTTGTCTTATGAGTAAATGCCAACTTCAATTTATGCCGCGTGTATTTAAGTTTTATATTATTTGGTCCAACCACAAAGTTTTTTATAAAGTACAAACCCAATTCCTCTATCTTTGGTTTGAACATGCGTATAAGAGATCGACCAACAATCACATGAATCTGATCGCCCCATAAACAAACAATTCATAAATAATGTTGAATCAGGGAAATTCTCAATTGTAGAGTGTTGTCACAGATTATATTACACAATCACCAACgagtaaaatataatatttgaatgccTGCCTTTCCCAAATAACACATAATGCAGATTTTATGTTAATTACAGTTCATATGACACTAATTTTAGATATTTGATAGTTTAATATATCCAAAAATGTTCTTGCCCATGAAAaaagttatttcaaaaaaaaaatacaaatgatTTCAAGTATATAAAAATTCTTTTCTACTTTAGAAAAAAAGTATTTAGTTTAAGGCTTGGCGAACACTTCTTTACTTTGTTGacagataaacaaataaaaaagaatgCACCTTTTCATTTTAGAATAAGTAATATATTTCAATCTAGATCATAAAAAACTAAAATTGCAGTTGATTAAATATACGCAGAACCTGATGAATTCCATAGTACAAATTAGAAGATGGAGATTGTAGTCAAAATATGAGAAAAAATAAATGCATTTAAAAAGGAATGCACCTTTTCGtcttgaataattaattcaaGGGAGAACAAATTGTCAGGTTTATCGTGGTCTAGAACGTGCCACAATTTCACTACTCGtaccatcaaattccaactcatctTGTTACTCGATATATCACTGGTATAGTCAAACTTTGTCGTCACATTTTGCCTTAGAGAAAGTTTGATCAAAGAATTGTTTGTACAAAAGTATATGCTCGATGcaactattatatatatatatataatgtactGAAGACAAACCCTAAgcagtaatttaataaaaaaattcagTTGCTATATATATGTGTaaagtatataatatatatttgcaTATCATTTTACTTGCTATAGATAAGAAAAAAAATACGTGTGTTT
This genomic stretch from Nicotiana sylvestris chromosome 9, ASM39365v2, whole genome shotgun sequence harbors:
- the LOC138877114 gene encoding uncharacterized protein, which codes for MQMIKAHKFQGRYSVRNTWHASKLWINTNLPQAVDFKSRLASVNEANSFRNSQIPSQRSYSVSDVLVDGIVEVKTIRELVDCMEVFMAYNEILSPARNPAKRSREDTGPYVIEVDYNLA